Proteins from a genomic interval of Nerophis lumbriciformis linkage group LG01, RoL_Nlum_v2.1, whole genome shotgun sequence:
- the LOC133617774 gene encoding E3 SUMO-protein ligase ZBED1-like, with the protein MIKRFHSGYTLPSRTHFTKLVEQKYTKKMNEVKAILKNVKGKLTLTTDAWTSMATEAYLGVTIHFVNDEWELASINLTTMPLNEKHTAENIASWIEDVVNKFEINIKLVQVIVHDNAANVVAALRVLEERHGVSSLRCVGHTLQLVVNHALKDNHISRALGAARSLVEHFRKSELSSTKLKVKQKQMGSPDHSLIQDVSVRWNSSFYMISRLLEQRWPITATLSDPEVTQRGKHFLDLKADQWSLLEELEQVLKPFECATVYLSGESYVTVSAVPLLVKGLWKATQTAFENASIKCFQVTAAREITSRWEAETTFKDDGPNVCILAAALDPRFRKLKFLTADECLKVQYKLHAIVLEEKRREKETHAQQGTAMQVERPDADRRPVSLLDTLLGSDSDELSNNEEDNNDSNDAEMVRNELVSYFGKSPISKDENPLKWWKEHQARFPNLAMLARSYLSVPATSTPSERLFSAAGNIVNKKRTSLTPEHVDMLTFLHYNC; encoded by the coding sequence atgatcaaacggtttcactctggctacacactaccatcaagaacccacttcactaagcttgtggagcaaaaatacacaaagaaaatgaatgaagtcaaagcaatcctgaaaaatgtgaaaggaaaactgacactcacaactgatgcatggacaagtatggccactgaagcttaccttggtgtcaccattcactttgttaatgatgagtgggagcttgcctcaattaacttgacaacaatgcccctcaatgaaaagcacactgcagaaaacattgcctcttggattgaggatgttgtcaataagtttgaaataaacataaaactagtacaagtcattgtacatgacaatgctgcaaatgttgttgcagctttaagagttcttgaggaaagacatggtgtttcatccctcagatgtgttggccatactctacagcttgtagttaaccatgctctaaaggacaaccacatcagcagagctttaggagcagcaagaagtttggtcgagcacttcagaaaaagtgagctatccagtacaaaactaaaggttaagcaaaaacaaatgggttctccagaccacagcctcatacaagatgtgtctgtgagatggaacagttccttttacatgattagtcgcctgcttgagcagaggtggccaataacagcaactctgtcagatccggaggtcactcaaagagggaagcattttctggatcttaaggctgaccagtggagcttgcttgaagaacttgaacaagttctgaaaccttttgaatgtgcaactgtgtacctgagtggagaatcttatgtaaccgtttccgctgtccctctgctggtcaaagggctttggaaggctacacaaactgcttttgaaaatgcatcaatcaagtgtttccaggtcactgctgcacgtgagataacatccaggtgggaagccgagaccacattcaaagatgatggaccaaatgtgtgcatattagcagctgcacttgacccacgattcaggaagctgaaattcctgactgcagatgagtgtttaaaagttcaatacaagctgcatgcaatagttctggaggagaaaagaagagaaaaggagacacacgctcaacagggcacagcaatgcaagtggaaagaccagatgctgacaggcggcctgtatctttactagacacacttcttggctcagattcagatgaactcagcaacaatgaggaagacaacaatgacagtaatgatgctgaaatggtcagaaacgagttagtgtcttattttggaaaatcccccatttccaaggatgaaaacccattaaaatggtggaaagaacatcaggcaaggtttccaaatctggcaatgctggctcggtcttacctctcagttccagccacatcgaccccttctgagcgcctattttcagctgctgggaatattgtaaacaagaaaagaaccagcctcaccccagagcatgtagacatgctaacctttcttcattacaactgttag